One genomic region from Frateuria soli encodes:
- a CDS encoding ATP-binding protein produces MAGLLSAVLVIVLLPYLATRTSHEDAMEAGHLVTHSSEVKSLTYRIAYVTRSSEAAIFRLLEGGKEPKLLDKARQAGNDVPALLGQLSDMTRDNPAQQAAIGSLGNVVNGRLALLEQALARIQHGDRSGAVAALHDAGTLFPMDDQIDTVVRNEGTILMERRAHARRSAFESALVLTITSIAQIVLLSIVVVVSERQIARRMRAETRESQAVRRAQMILQAVREPIALLNAQLCTLLVNTAFSELYGLPQEEQRELRPLQEVGEGAWTDGALLQRLRDVLLHDRELWDYELVQRTVGGIDRHVMVNARRLQQHEGEQPVLLLTISDVTARALVEQQVKELNRQLEGKVEQISDVNRELEAFSYSVSHDLRAPLRHIAGFTGKLKRHLDEHLDETSAHYLDVIATSATRMAQLIDDLLVFSRLGRGALRLQAVDMQSLVDEARALAVSEAGDRRIEWTISPLPIVIGDENMLRTVWQNLIGNAVKYTGRREVAKIAIDMNRDRDGEYVFTVADNGAGFNMEYAGKLFGVFQRLHRASEFPGNGIGLANVRRIVARHGGRVWAEAEPDRGASFHFSLPATELAEARTTRLPS; encoded by the coding sequence ATGGCCGGGCTGCTGAGTGCCGTGCTGGTGATCGTGCTGCTGCCCTACCTGGCTACGCGCACCAGTCACGAGGACGCGATGGAGGCGGGCCATCTGGTCACGCATTCGTCGGAGGTCAAGTCGCTTACCTACCGCATCGCCTACGTGACCCGCAGCAGCGAGGCGGCGATCTTCCGCCTGCTCGAGGGCGGAAAGGAGCCCAAGCTGCTCGACAAGGCGCGCCAGGCGGGCAACGACGTGCCCGCCCTGCTCGGCCAGTTGAGCGACATGACCCGCGACAATCCCGCCCAGCAGGCCGCGATCGGCTCGCTGGGCAACGTGGTCAACGGCCGCCTGGCGCTGCTCGAGCAGGCGCTCGCGCGCATCCAGCACGGCGACCGGTCCGGCGCGGTGGCGGCCCTGCATGACGCGGGCACGCTGTTTCCGATGGACGACCAGATCGATACCGTCGTGCGCAACGAGGGCACCATCCTGATGGAGCGCCGCGCGCATGCCCGGCGCAGCGCCTTCGAGAGCGCGCTGGTGCTGACGATCACCTCGATCGCACAGATCGTGCTGCTGTCGATCGTGGTGGTCGTGTCCGAGCGCCAGATCGCCCGGCGCATGCGCGCCGAGACGCGCGAAAGCCAGGCGGTGCGCCGCGCGCAGATGATCCTGCAGGCGGTGCGCGAGCCGATTGCGCTGCTCAACGCGCAGCTGTGCACCCTGCTGGTGAACACCGCCTTCAGCGAGCTGTACGGCCTGCCGCAGGAGGAGCAACGCGAGTTGCGCCCGCTGCAGGAGGTGGGCGAGGGCGCCTGGACCGACGGCGCGCTGCTGCAGCGCCTGCGTGACGTGCTGCTGCACGACCGCGAGCTGTGGGATTACGAGCTGGTCCAGCGCACGGTCGGCGGGATCGACCGCCACGTCATGGTCAACGCTCGCCGCCTGCAGCAGCACGAGGGCGAGCAGCCGGTGCTGCTGCTGACCATCAGCGACGTCACCGCGCGCGCGCTGGTCGAGCAGCAGGTGAAGGAGCTCAACCGCCAGCTCGAGGGCAAGGTGGAACAGATCTCCGACGTCAACCGCGAGCTGGAGGCCTTCAGCTACTCGGTCTCGCACGACCTGCGCGCGCCCCTGCGCCACATCGCCGGTTTCACCGGCAAGCTCAAGCGCCACCTGGACGAGCATCTGGACGAAACCTCCGCCCACTACCTGGACGTCATCGCCACCTCGGCCACGCGCATGGCGCAGCTGATCGACGACCTGCTGGTGTTTTCCCGCCTGGGCCGCGGCGCGCTGCGGCTGCAGGCGGTGGACATGCAGTCGCTGGTCGACGAGGCGCGGGCGCTGGCCGTGTCGGAGGCGGGCGACCGGCGCATCGAATGGACCATCAGTCCGCTGCCGATCGTGATCGGCGACGAGAACATGCTGCGCACGGTCTGGCAGAATCTGATCGGCAACGCGGTCAAGTACACCGGCCGGCGCGAGGTGGCGAAGATCGCCATCGACATGAACCGTGACCGCGACGGTGAATACGTCTTCACGGTGGCGGACAACGGCGCCGGGTTCAATATGGAGTACGCCGGCAAGCTGTTCGGCGTGTTCCAGCGCTTGCACCGCGCCTCCGAATTTCCTGGCAACGGCATCGGTCTGGCCAACGTGCGCCGCATCGTCGCGCGCCATGGCGGCCGGGTCTGGGCCGAGGCGGAACCGGACCGCGGTGCCAGCTTCCATTTCTCGTTGCCAGCCACCGAACTGGCCGAGGCGCGCACCACGAGGCTTCCGTCATGA
- a CDS encoding GH92 family glycosyl hydrolase, producing the protein MAARLSCLAFVLALAPGLALAAAGHAGEVDPRIGTGGDGHTFPGATVPFGMIQLSPDTAMPDFKHAYKWAAGYQYGDGSIMGFSHTHFSGSGHSDLGDVLVMPVAGEVKLDPGDPSSPGSGYRSRFDHATEVAQAGYYAVTLADYGIRAELTAGRRVGWHRYTFPKDRSAHLLLDLRPSIYDYPGKVLWSRLQVHEDGTVTGCRTTRGWAPGRELCFAMRFNQPIAARTLYDRENDVVYKGFKGPGNQPVDHDAQNGRALVGVFDFGVLKEPLELKVAISPVSAANAVANLDAGGKGWDFDARRAQAKAAWDKALAVVDVEAPATVRKQFYTALYHAMLSPTLSMDVNGEYRGPDHAVHRADGYEFYSTWSLWDVYRAQQPLMVLLNPGRSSDFIRSLVAAREASPFGILPVWAYQGLETWCMIGYHAVPVIADAWIKGVRGFDADKALQAMVASATYAPYGDLADYMRLGYVPIDKEPEGASKTLEYAYDDWSLAQMAKAMGRHDVAAAFEKRAGNWKNAWDPGTGFMRARLSDGQFRTPFDPAAAGYGTDYTEGNAYQYSWYVPQDVPGLIQAMGGNAKFIQRLDQVFDARIDPAHFKHVEDITGLIGWYAHGNEPSHHIAYLYDYAGAPWKTQQRLKQIMDSQYAARPDGLSGNDDLGQMSAWYVFTAMGFYPVTPGSDIYAIGRPFVERATLHLANGKDFTVSAAPLDDAHPYVGQITLNGRPLDGPFLHHAQILAGGELQFRMQAEPAR; encoded by the coding sequence ATGGCCGCCCGCCTGTCCTGCCTCGCCTTCGTCCTGGCCCTCGCGCCCGGCCTTGCCCTTGCAGCTGCCGGTCACGCCGGCGAGGTCGATCCGCGCATCGGCACCGGCGGCGACGGCCATACGTTTCCGGGTGCCACGGTGCCCTTCGGCATGATCCAGCTCTCGCCCGACACGGCGATGCCGGACTTCAAGCACGCCTACAAGTGGGCCGCCGGCTATCAGTACGGCGACGGCAGCATCATGGGTTTCTCGCACACGCACTTCTCCGGTTCCGGCCATTCGGACCTGGGCGACGTGCTGGTGATGCCGGTCGCCGGCGAGGTGAAGCTCGATCCGGGCGATCCGTCCAGCCCGGGGAGTGGCTACCGCTCCCGCTTCGACCACGCCACGGAAGTCGCGCAGGCCGGCTACTACGCCGTGACCCTGGCCGACTACGGCATCCGCGCCGAGCTGACTGCCGGCCGTCGCGTCGGCTGGCACCGCTACACCTTCCCCAAAGACAGGAGCGCGCACCTGCTGCTGGATCTTCGTCCCAGCATCTACGACTACCCGGGCAAGGTGCTGTGGTCGCGCCTGCAGGTGCACGAGGATGGCACCGTCACCGGCTGCCGGACCACCCGCGGCTGGGCGCCGGGGCGCGAGCTGTGCTTCGCCATGCGCTTCAACCAGCCGATCGCCGCGCGCACCTTGTACGACCGCGAGAACGACGTGGTCTACAAGGGCTTCAAGGGTCCGGGCAACCAGCCGGTCGACCATGATGCGCAGAACGGCCGCGCGCTGGTGGGCGTGTTCGACTTCGGCGTGCTGAAGGAGCCGCTGGAACTGAAGGTGGCGATCTCGCCGGTGAGCGCGGCCAATGCCGTGGCCAACCTGGATGCGGGCGGCAAGGGCTGGGACTTCGACGCTCGCCGTGCGCAGGCGAAGGCCGCGTGGGACAAGGCGCTGGCGGTGGTCGACGTCGAGGCACCGGCCACCGTGCGAAAACAGTTCTATACCGCGCTCTACCACGCCATGCTCTCGCCCACGCTGAGCATGGACGTCAATGGCGAATACCGCGGCCCCGACCATGCGGTGCACCGGGCCGACGGCTACGAGTTCTACTCGACCTGGTCGCTGTGGGACGTCTACCGCGCACAGCAGCCGCTGATGGTCTTGCTCAACCCCGGGCGCAGCAGCGACTTCATCCGCTCGCTGGTCGCCGCGCGCGAGGCCAGCCCGTTCGGCATCCTGCCGGTGTGGGCGTACCAGGGCCTGGAGACCTGGTGCATGATCGGCTACCACGCCGTGCCGGTGATCGCCGACGCCTGGATCAAGGGCGTGCGCGGTTTCGATGCGGACAAGGCCCTGCAAGCCATGGTCGCCAGCGCCACCTATGCCCCGTATGGGGACCTGGCCGACTACATGCGGCTGGGCTACGTGCCGATCGACAAGGAACCGGAAGGCGCCTCCAAGACGCTCGAGTACGCCTATGACGACTGGTCGCTGGCACAGATGGCCAAGGCGATGGGGCGCCACGATGTCGCCGCCGCCTTCGAAAAGCGCGCCGGCAACTGGAAGAACGCCTGGGACCCCGGCACCGGCTTCATGCGCGCGCGGCTGTCGGACGGCCAGTTCCGCACACCCTTCGACCCGGCCGCCGCCGGCTACGGCACCGACTACACCGAGGGCAACGCCTACCAGTACTCCTGGTACGTCCCGCAGGACGTTCCGGGGCTGATCCAGGCGATGGGCGGAAATGCGAAGTTCATCCAGCGACTGGACCAGGTGTTCGACGCCCGGATCGACCCGGCGCATTTCAAGCACGTGGAAGACATCACCGGCCTGATCGGCTGGTATGCCCATGGCAACGAGCCCAGCCACCACATCGCCTACCTGTACGACTACGCCGGCGCGCCGTGGAAGACGCAGCAGCGGCTCAAGCAGATCATGGACAGCCAGTACGCCGCGCGACCCGACGGGCTCTCGGGCAATGACGACCTGGGCCAGATGTCGGCCTGGTACGTGTTCACCGCGATGGGCTTCTACCCGGTGACGCCCGGCAGCGACATCTACGCCATCGGCCGGCCGTTCGTGGAGCGGGCCACGCTGCATCTGGCCAACGGCAAGGACTTCACCGTCAGCGCAGCGCCGCTGGACGACGCGCACCCGTATGTCGGGCAGATCACCTTGAACGGCAGGCCGCTGGACGGACCCTTTCTGCACCATGCGCAGATCCTCGCGGGCGGCGAGCTGCAATTCCGCATGCAGGCCGAACCGGCGCGCTGA
- a CDS encoding LacI family DNA-binding transcriptional regulator, which produces MESNTPLGRKVTVRDIAAACGVSRATVSLVLRDSPLVNKDTRARVEEELRRQGYVYNRAAANLRRRTSSSIALVINELANPFFAEFAAGVDDVVGEAGMVTLLGSSSESPRREQAVLGSLIEHGPGGIILSPAEGSDASQVLAAVGARTPLLVFNRELSGEQPEYAHWDSLALDNQQGAREATAHLIAQGHRRIAFFGGHGDSSSCRQRRAGYREAMKAAGLQVAPHWEVECLPTRLDAARCAEALFEADPAPTAAVCYNDAVALGLMHGLAERGLVPGRDFALTGFDDIAEAALATPSLTTLAAAPRARGRQAAQMLLERLRDPEAETRRIVAPVKLVIRASSCPPIA; this is translated from the coding sequence ATGGAAAGCAACACCCCGCTCGGCCGCAAGGTCACCGTGCGCGACATCGCCGCGGCCTGCGGCGTATCGCGCGCCACCGTGTCGCTGGTGCTGCGCGACAGCCCGCTGGTCAACAAGGACACCCGCGCCCGCGTCGAGGAGGAGCTGCGCCGCCAGGGCTACGTCTACAACCGCGCCGCCGCCAACCTGCGCCGGCGCACCTCCTCGTCGATCGCCCTGGTGATCAACGAACTGGCCAACCCCTTCTTCGCCGAGTTCGCCGCCGGCGTGGACGACGTGGTCGGCGAGGCCGGCATGGTCACGCTGCTGGGCTCCTCCAGCGAATCGCCCAGGCGCGAGCAGGCGGTGCTCGGCTCGCTGATCGAGCACGGACCCGGCGGCATCATCCTCTCGCCCGCCGAGGGCAGCGACGCCAGCCAGGTGCTGGCCGCGGTCGGCGCGCGCACGCCGCTGCTGGTGTTCAACCGCGAGCTCAGCGGCGAGCAGCCGGAGTACGCGCACTGGGACTCGCTCGCGCTGGACAACCAGCAGGGCGCGCGCGAAGCGACCGCGCACCTGATCGCGCAGGGCCACCGGCGCATCGCCTTTTTCGGCGGCCATGGGGATTCCTCGTCCTGCCGGCAACGCCGCGCAGGCTATCGCGAAGCGATGAAGGCCGCCGGGCTGCAGGTCGCACCGCACTGGGAAGTCGAGTGCCTGCCCACCCGCCTGGATGCGGCCCGCTGCGCCGAAGCGCTGTTCGAGGCCGATCCGGCGCCCACCGCGGCGGTCTGCTACAACGACGCGGTGGCGCTGGGCCTGATGCATGGCCTGGCCGAGCGCGGGCTGGTGCCGGGTCGCGACTTCGCCCTCACCGGCTTCGACGACATCGCCGAAGCCGCGCTTGCCACCCCGTCGCTCACGACGCTCGCTGCGGCGCCGCGCGCGCGCGGTCGCCAGGCCGCGCAGATGCTGCTGGAGCGGCTGCGCGACCCGGAGGCCGAAACAAGGCGCATCGTCGCTCCGGTCAAGCTGGTCATCCGCGCCAGCAGTTGCCCGCCCATCGCCTGA
- the fucP gene encoding L-fucose:H+ symporter permease has product MAIMQAPNRSPATPADGSRERYTTYPAALAVVTTIFFMWGFLTCLNDILIPHLKALFELNYKQAMLVQFTFFGAYFLMSLPAGRLVAHLGYKLGIVAGLAIAGLGAAGFWPAAGLHSYSAFLLALFVLATGITVLQVAANPYVALLGPARTSSSRLTLAQALNSFGTFLAPHFGGLLILAVAVKSSLEVAQLSPAEQMVYRAQEAQAVQGPYLGLAIALFVLAVLVYLFRLPALEEATEQADRGHHTLLDALRIPHVLFGVIAIFCYVGAEVAIGSFMVNYLSLPQIGNMPETTAATYVSYYWLGAMIGRFAGSWLMTRYSPRALLALFALVNIVLLAVTISTSGMTAAWSIVAIGLFNSIMFPTIFTLGIERLGPLTEKASSLLIMAIVGGAVIPFAQGALADAIGVQAAFALPALCYAYIVFYGLRGSRVVGTTLEDR; this is encoded by the coding sequence ATGGCCATCATGCAAGCCCCCAACCGGTCGCCCGCCACCCCTGCCGACGGATCGCGCGAGCGCTATACCACCTACCCGGCAGCACTCGCGGTGGTCACCACGATCTTCTTCATGTGGGGCTTCCTCACCTGCCTCAACGACATCCTGATTCCGCACCTGAAGGCGCTGTTCGAGCTGAACTACAAGCAGGCGATGCTGGTGCAGTTCACCTTCTTCGGCGCGTATTTCCTGATGTCGCTACCGGCCGGGCGGCTGGTCGCGCACCTGGGCTACAAGCTCGGCATCGTCGCGGGCCTGGCGATCGCCGGTCTCGGCGCCGCGGGCTTCTGGCCGGCGGCGGGGCTGCATTCCTATTCGGCCTTCCTGCTGGCGCTGTTCGTGCTGGCCACCGGCATCACCGTGCTGCAGGTGGCCGCCAATCCGTACGTGGCACTGCTCGGACCCGCGCGCACCAGCTCCAGCCGGCTCACGCTGGCGCAGGCGCTCAACTCCTTCGGCACGTTCCTCGCGCCGCACTTCGGCGGTCTGCTGATCCTTGCCGTCGCCGTGAAGAGCTCGCTCGAAGTCGCGCAGCTCTCGCCTGCCGAGCAGATGGTCTACCGCGCGCAGGAAGCACAGGCCGTCCAGGGTCCCTATCTGGGCCTGGCCATCGCACTGTTCGTGCTGGCCGTGCTGGTGTACCTGTTCCGCCTGCCCGCGCTGGAGGAGGCCACCGAACAGGCCGACCGCGGCCACCACACGCTGCTCGACGCACTGCGCATCCCGCACGTGCTCTTCGGCGTGATCGCGATCTTCTGCTACGTCGGCGCCGAGGTGGCGATCGGCAGCTTCATGGTCAACTACCTGTCGCTGCCGCAGATCGGCAACATGCCCGAGACCACTGCCGCGACCTATGTGTCGTACTACTGGCTGGGCGCGATGATCGGCCGCTTCGCCGGCTCCTGGCTGATGACGCGCTATTCGCCGCGCGCGCTGCTCGCGCTGTTCGCGCTCGTCAACATCGTGCTGCTGGCGGTGACGATCAGCACCAGCGGCATGACCGCGGCATGGAGCATCGTGGCGATCGGCCTGTTCAACTCGATCATGTTCCCCACCATCTTCACGCTGGGCATCGAGCGGCTGGGGCCGCTGACCGAAAAGGCGTCGAGCCTGCTGATCATGGCCATCGTGGGCGGCGCGGTGATTCCCTTTGCGCAGGGCGCGCTGGCTGACGCGATCGGCGTGCAGGCCGCCTTCGCCCTGCCGGCCCTGTGCTACGCCTACATCGTGTTCTACGGCCTGCGTGGCTCGCGCGTCGTCGGCACGACGCTGGAGGATCGATGA
- a CDS encoding carbohydrate kinase family protein — MNRPILCFGEALIDFHAEGAGANGFPRAFVPFAGGAPANVAVAVARLGGAARFAGMLAHDPFGDFLLDSLRRAGVGVADVARTDEANTALAFVSLDARGERSFNFYRPPSADLLFRPQHFRPETFEGVAVFHVCSNSMTDPDLAETTREGMRRAQAAGALVSFDLNLRPALWPRGSNPRPLVWPALHLADVVKLCAEEFAWLAEDGALLNRLWRGRTRLLVVTDGPRPLRWFRRDASGELPCPQVEAVDTTAAGDAFVGGLLCRLAALENAEAFDALLHDEAGLHGLLAFAAACGALTVTRQGSFTAMPSAAEVDAFLESNR, encoded by the coding sequence ATGAATCGCCCGATCCTCTGTTTCGGCGAGGCGCTGATCGATTTCCACGCCGAGGGCGCCGGCGCGAACGGGTTCCCACGGGCGTTCGTGCCCTTCGCCGGTGGCGCGCCGGCCAACGTGGCGGTAGCGGTGGCGCGCCTGGGCGGTGCGGCCCGCTTCGCCGGGATGCTCGCGCACGATCCGTTCGGCGACTTCCTGCTCGACAGCCTCCGGCGCGCCGGCGTGGGCGTGGCCGACGTGGCGCGCACCGACGAAGCCAACACCGCGCTGGCGTTCGTCAGCCTGGATGCCCGTGGCGAGCGCAGCTTCAATTTCTACCGGCCGCCCTCGGCGGATCTGCTGTTCCGTCCGCAGCATTTCCGCCCGGAAACGTTCGAAGGCGTCGCGGTCTTCCATGTCTGCTCCAACAGCATGACCGACCCGGACCTGGCCGAAACCACCCGCGAAGGCATGCGCCGCGCGCAGGCCGCCGGCGCGCTGGTGAGCTTCGACCTCAACCTGCGCCCGGCGCTGTGGCCGCGCGGCTCGAACCCGCGGCCGCTGGTGTGGCCAGCACTGCACCTGGCGGACGTGGTCAAGCTGTGTGCCGAGGAATTCGCCTGGCTGGCCGAGGACGGCGCACTGCTCAACCGCCTGTGGCGCGGGCGCACGCGGCTGCTGGTGGTCACCGACGGTCCGCGGCCGCTGCGCTGGTTCCGCCGCGATGCGAGCGGCGAACTGCCCTGCCCGCAGGTCGAGGCGGTCGACACCACCGCCGCGGGCGACGCCTTCGTCGGCGGCCTGCTGTGCAGGCTCGCGGCGCTGGAGAATGCCGAGGCCTTCGACGCCCTGCTGCACGACGAGGCGGGCCTGCACGGCCTCCTCGCCTTCGCCGCCGCCTGCGGCGCCCTCACCGTCACCCGCCAGGGCTCGTTCACCGCGATGCCGAGCGCGGCGGAAGTCGACGCCTTCCTGGAATCGAACCGATGA
- a CDS encoding AGE family epimerase/isomerase: MTTLPDFRSESFLREHIARTMAFYHPRAIDPAGGFFHYFKDDGTVYDRSHRHLVSSTRFVFNYALAAIEFEDAGYLEAARHGLRYLREVHRNPATGGYAWTIRDGQPEDRTSHAYGVAFVLLACASALRAGLVEAEPWMDETWALLEKHYWDAAAGLYRDEADANWNFSSYRGQNANMHLCEAMLAAYQASDDVRYLDRALLLADHMTRRQAARAGGLVWEHYDANWNVDWDYNRDNPRHLFRPWGFQPGHQTEWAKLLVILESHLAERGREERWLLPTARHLFDTALMRAWDPKHGGIHYGFAPDGSICDPDKYFWVQAESLAAAALLHARTGEAVYDLWYERLWTYAWEHFVDHEHGAWYRILTQDNRKYDDEKSPAGKVDYHTMGACHEVLALIRAGGQP; the protein is encoded by the coding sequence ATGACCACCCTGCCCGACTTCCGCAGCGAAAGCTTCCTGCGCGAGCACATCGCCCGGACCATGGCCTTCTACCACCCGCGCGCGATCGACCCGGCGGGCGGCTTCTTCCACTATTTCAAGGACGACGGCACGGTCTACGACCGCAGCCATCGCCACCTGGTCAGCAGCACGCGCTTCGTCTTCAACTACGCACTGGCGGCAATCGAGTTCGAGGATGCCGGGTATCTCGAGGCCGCGCGCCACGGCCTGCGCTATCTGCGCGAGGTACACCGCAACCCCGCCACCGGCGGCTACGCCTGGACCATCCGCGACGGCCAGCCGGAGGACCGCACCAGCCACGCCTACGGCGTCGCCTTCGTGCTGCTGGCCTGCGCCAGCGCGCTGCGCGCGGGGCTGGTCGAGGCCGAACCGTGGATGGACGAAACCTGGGCGTTGCTGGAAAAGCACTACTGGGACGCGGCGGCCGGCCTTTACCGCGACGAGGCCGATGCGAACTGGAACTTCTCGTCCTACCGCGGCCAGAACGCCAACATGCACTTGTGCGAGGCGATGCTGGCCGCCTACCAGGCCAGCGACGACGTGCGCTACCTCGACCGCGCGCTGTTGCTGGCCGACCACATGACCCGCCGCCAGGCAGCCAGGGCCGGCGGCCTGGTGTGGGAACACTACGACGCGAACTGGAACGTCGACTGGGACTACAACCGCGACAACCCGCGCCACCTGTTCCGGCCCTGGGGCTTCCAGCCCGGCCACCAGACCGAATGGGCCAAGCTGCTGGTGATCCTGGAGTCGCACCTGGCCGAGCGCGGCCGCGAGGAGCGCTGGCTGCTGCCGACCGCCCGCCACCTGTTCGACACCGCCCTGATGCGCGCCTGGGACCCGAAGCACGGCGGCATCCATTACGGCTTCGCACCGGACGGCAGCATCTGCGATCCGGACAAGTATTTCTGGGTGCAGGCCGAGTCGCTGGCCGCCGCGGCGCTGCTCCACGCGCGCACCGGCGAGGCGGTGTATGACCTGTGGTACGAGCGGCTGTGGACGTACGCGTGGGAGCATTTCGTCGACCACGAGCATGGCGCGTGGTACCGCATCCTCACCCAGGACAACCGCAAGTACGACGACGAGAAGAGCCCGGCCGGCAAGGTCGACTACCACACCATG